Proteins from one Staphylococcus sp. IVB6214 genomic window:
- the glyA gene encoding serine hydroxymethyltransferase: MSFIAKQDKAVFDAIQKEFNRQNNNIELIASENFVSEAVMEAQGSVMTNKYAEGYPGRRYYGGCGFVDVTETLAIERAKKLFNAEHVNVQPHSGSQANMAVYLVALEHGDTVLGMNLSHGGHLTHGSPVNFSGKTYNFVEYGVTKEDERIDYEEVRQLAKKHQPKLIVAGASAYSREIDFKKFKEIADEVGAKLMVDMAHIAGLVATGLHQNPVEYADFVTTTTHKTLRGPRGGMILCKAEYQKEIDKTMFPGIQGGPLEHVIAAKAVAFGEALEPDFKVYQTQFVKNAQTLAKTLKDNGFRIVSGGTDNHLVAVDVKGSVGITGKMAEKVLDEVGITCNKNTIPFDQEKPFVTSGIRLGTPAATTRGFDEKAFEEVAHIMSDVLKNHEDTKVLEEAKQRVKNLTEKFPLYNK, from the coding sequence ATGTCATTTATTGCAAAGCAAGATAAGGCAGTCTTTGATGCGATTCAAAAGGAATTCAATCGTCAAAATAACAACATTGAATTAATCGCTTCTGAAAACTTTGTCTCTGAAGCAGTTATGGAAGCGCAAGGTTCAGTTATGACAAACAAGTACGCTGAAGGATATCCAGGTCGTCGATATTACGGTGGTTGTGGATTTGTTGACGTAACGGAAACACTTGCCATTGAGCGTGCCAAAAAACTATTTAATGCTGAGCATGTCAATGTACAGCCACATTCTGGATCTCAGGCGAATATGGCAGTATATCTTGTAGCATTGGAGCACGGTGATACAGTTTTAGGGATGAACTTGAGTCACGGTGGACATTTGACACACGGTTCACCTGTCAACTTTAGTGGTAAAACATACAACTTTGTTGAGTATGGTGTAACGAAGGAAGATGAGCGCATTGATTATGAAGAAGTGCGTCAATTAGCGAAAAAGCATCAGCCTAAGTTAATCGTTGCAGGTGCCTCAGCTTATTCACGTGAGATTGACTTCAAGAAGTTTAAAGAGATTGCGGACGAAGTCGGTGCGAAGTTAATGGTAGATATGGCGCACATCGCAGGTTTAGTAGCAACAGGTCTACATCAGAACCCGGTAGAATACGCAGATTTTGTAACAACAACTACACACAAAACCCTACGTGGCCCACGCGGTGGCATGATTTTATGTAAAGCTGAATATCAAAAAGAAATTGACAAAACAATGTTCCCGGGTATTCAAGGTGGTCCATTAGAGCATGTTATCGCTGCAAAAGCAGTTGCATTTGGTGAAGCACTCGAACCTGACTTCAAAGTGTATCAAACACAATTTGTAAAAAATGCGCAGACATTGGCAAAAACTCTGAAAGATAATGGTTTCCGCATCGTATCTGGTGGCACAGACAACCATTTAGTCGCAGTAGATGTAAAAGGCTCTGTCGGTATTACAGGTAAAATGGCTGAAAAAGTGCTTGATGAAGTAGGTATTACATGTAATAAAAACACAATTCCGTTTGATCAAGAAAAACCATTTGTTACAAGTGGTATTCGTCTCGGAACGCCAGCTGCTACAACGCGCGGTTTTGATGAAAAAGCATTTGAAGAAGTCGCACATATTATGAGCGATGTACTTAAAAATCATGAAGACACGAAAGTGCTCGAAGAAGCGAAGCAACGTGTTAAAAATTTAACAGAAAAATTCCCTTTATATAATAAATAA
- a CDS encoding TIGR01440 family protein: MENFRQLLQELKSKSFFVEGELCVIGCSTSEVQGDRIGTSGSLDVAKTLYDALVDIQSETGVSFAFQGCEHINRALTIEREAYNSYTMELVSVVPDTHAGGSLATYAYRHMNDPVVVEFIRADKGIDIGQALIGMHLKHVAVPVRCKTKQVGDAIVTVATSRPKKIGGERAKYQLD; this comes from the coding sequence ATGGAGAACTTCAGACAGTTATTGCAAGAACTCAAGTCAAAATCTTTTTTCGTAGAAGGAGAACTCTGTGTTATCGGTTGTTCTACTTCGGAGGTGCAAGGTGATCGAATAGGAACGTCAGGGTCCTTAGATGTAGCGAAAACACTGTATGACGCATTGGTAGATATTCAAAGCGAGACGGGCGTATCGTTTGCATTTCAAGGTTGTGAACATATCAATCGGGCATTAACGATTGAACGTGAGGCATACAACTCATATACGATGGAGCTTGTATCTGTCGTACCCGACACACATGCAGGTGGCTCGCTAGCTACATATGCTTATCGTCATATGAATGATCCTGTCGTTGTCGAATTTATTCGTGCCGATAAGGGGATTGATATCGGTCAGGCATTGATCGGTATGCACCTGAAGCATGTTGCAGTTCCTGTACGTTGCAAAACCAAGCAAGTAGGGGATGCGATTGTAACAGTTGCGACAAGCCGTCCGAAGAAGATTGGTGGCGAACGTGCAAAATATCAACTTGATTAG
- a CDS encoding low molecular weight protein arginine phosphatase, with the protein MRILFVCTGNTCRSPMAEGIAKSLLPDHEIASRGIMAQDGAPIAAHTRNLLEKHDYPVPEGASAFSQDDVEADLILAMTSSHVHHLQMLYGDTLNITTLSEYVEETNEVPDPFGGSYAQYVNTFQQLSALIRQLQKKLDTELV; encoded by the coding sequence ATGAGAATTTTATTTGTATGTACTGGCAATACATGCCGGAGTCCGATGGCAGAAGGAATTGCCAAAAGTCTATTGCCAGATCATGAGATTGCATCTCGTGGTATTATGGCACAAGATGGTGCACCGATTGCAGCGCATACAAGAAACTTATTGGAAAAGCATGATTATCCTGTCCCTGAAGGTGCATCAGCTTTTTCTCAAGATGATGTAGAAGCCGACTTGATTTTAGCGATGACATCTTCACATGTGCATCACCTTCAAATGCTATACGGAGATACTTTGAATATCACAACATTAAGTGAATATGTTGAAGAGACGAATGAAGTACCAGATCCATTTGGCGGCTCATATGCGCAATACGTGAATACATTTCAACAATTAAGCGCATTGATTCGCCAATTACAGAAAAAACTTGACACAGAATTAGTATGA
- a CDS encoding L-threonylcarbamoyladenylate synthase: protein MVKTTIWDVREYTTNLIDYPYLSEIIATYRQGGLVALPTETVYGLGADATNEQAVQAIYEAKGRPSDNPLIVHIYDTKQLEDFVESVSETTERLMEAFWPGPITFILPLKPGYLCQSVTGGLDSVAVRMPSHPVARTLLKEVALPIAAPSANLSGRPSPTTFEHVYSDLEGRIDGIIQSTQSEAGLESTVLDCTSFPFRIARPGTITRNMLNEILPNGIDAMHVESTDKPIAPGMKYKHYAPETPLKIFEVLNEKLDTTQKDWSQSAFIVPESLLPFIPEQAQTIVLSTTESDIEQANHNLYAALHQLDQLDEIAYAYIYGYPNHDDAEALHNRMVKAANHQFVKEDW from the coding sequence TTGGTAAAAACAACGATATGGGATGTACGTGAATATACGACCAATCTCATAGATTATCCATATTTATCAGAAATTATCGCAACTTATCGACAAGGTGGACTCGTTGCTTTACCGACCGAGACAGTCTATGGACTGGGTGCTGATGCAACGAATGAACAAGCGGTGCAGGCAATATATGAGGCAAAAGGGCGACCGTCAGACAATCCACTGATCGTTCATATTTATGATACAAAACAACTAGAAGATTTTGTTGAAAGCGTATCAGAGACAACAGAACGATTAATGGAAGCATTTTGGCCGGGGCCGATTACGTTCATTTTGCCACTCAAGCCCGGCTATCTTTGTCAGTCAGTCACAGGTGGACTCGATTCAGTAGCTGTCAGAATGCCAAGTCATCCTGTGGCCCGTACGCTACTTAAAGAAGTTGCATTACCTATTGCAGCGCCGAGTGCGAATTTAAGTGGCAGACCGTCGCCAACAACTTTTGAACACGTATATTCTGATTTAGAAGGGCGTATAGATGGTATTATCCAGTCTACGCAGAGTGAGGCAGGCCTTGAAAGTACTGTGTTAGACTGTACATCATTCCCATTTCGTATTGCAAGACCGGGTACGATTACACGCAATATGTTGAATGAGATTCTTCCAAATGGTATCGATGCAATGCATGTAGAATCAACAGATAAACCGATCGCACCGGGGATGAAGTATAAACATTATGCTCCGGAAACACCCTTGAAGATTTTTGAAGTATTAAATGAAAAGTTAGATACGACACAAAAAGATTGGTCACAGTCAGCGTTTATTGTGCCTGAAAGTTTATTGCCATTTATTCCAGAGCAAGCGCAGACGATTGTTTTGAGTACAACTGAGTCAGATATCGAACAAGCCAACCATAACTTGTATGCGGCTTTACATCAATTAGATCAATTGGATGAGATTGCATATGCTTATATTTATGGCTATCCCAATCATGATGATGCAGAAGCTTTGCATAATCGCATGGTGAAGGCAGCAAATCATCAATTTGTAAAGGAGGACTGGTGA
- the prmC gene encoding peptide chain release factor N(5)-glutamine methyltransferase: MSYKQWLTQAKARAMTADLESSAVEWLLFDLLGWTRVNLLVDGDMTMIESDTVLLNSGLERLLSGEPVQYITAQATFYGRPYHVDTRVLIPRQETEEVVAAFIERCPKLGKVADIGTGSGIIALTIKQECPDLEVWASDISSDALAVARQNADHHHVAIHTLEGSVLSPFIEHHIRLDGLISNPPYIGEEEISEMGANVLTHEPHLALFADDKGYAIYDQLLRDLPKVMSEGAPIVFEIGYQQGETLCKMAKSYYPHIQPEVMLDINGHPRIFHMTWHASSEEK; the protein is encoded by the coding sequence GTGAGTTATAAGCAGTGGCTAACACAAGCCAAGGCACGTGCAATGACGGCTGATCTTGAGTCTTCTGCCGTAGAGTGGTTGTTGTTTGACTTATTAGGTTGGACACGTGTAAACCTTCTTGTTGATGGAGATATGACGATGATAGAGAGTGATACAGTCCTTTTGAATAGTGGGCTAGAACGACTTTTATCTGGAGAACCTGTTCAATATATTACCGCACAAGCGACTTTTTATGGCCGTCCGTATCATGTTGATACACGCGTACTTATTCCAAGACAGGAAACAGAAGAAGTCGTCGCGGCGTTTATCGAACGATGTCCGAAGTTGGGAAAAGTTGCAGATATTGGAACCGGATCAGGTATCATTGCGTTGACGATCAAGCAAGAATGTCCAGACTTAGAAGTTTGGGCATCCGATATTTCATCAGATGCATTAGCAGTTGCACGTCAAAATGCTGACCATCATCATGTTGCAATCCATACGTTGGAAGGTAGTGTGTTATCACCATTTATCGAACATCATATACGGTTGGACGGTTTGATTAGCAATCCACCGTACATTGGTGAAGAAGAGATATCCGAAATGGGAGCTAATGTCCTTACGCATGAGCCGCATCTTGCACTATTTGCTGATGATAAAGGCTATGCGATTTATGACCAGTTACTGAGGGATTTACCAAAAGTCATGAGTGAAGGTGCACCAATCGTCTTTGAAATAGGATATCAACAAGGGGAAACGTTGTGTAAAATGGCTAAGTCCTATTACCCGCACATACAACCTGAAGTGATGTTAGATATCAATGGGCATCCACGTATCTTTCATATGACGTGGCATGCATCATCAGAAGAAAAATAA
- the prfA gene encoding peptide chain release factor 1, which produces MFDQLDIVEERYEQLNELLSDPDVVSDANKLRQYSKEQSDLQKTVDVYRQYKQVKEDSEEIELMMAETDDQDEIDMLKQDANDLKAQIPELEEQLKILLIPKDPNDEKDVIVEIRAAAGGDEAAIFAGDLFRMYSKFAESQSLKTEVVEATESDHGGYKEISFSVTGQDAYSKLKFENGAHRVQRVPETESGGRIHTSTATVAVLPEVEDVEIEIRKEDLQIDTYRSSGAGGQHVNTTDSAVRITHLPTGVIATSSEKSQIQNREKAMKVLKARLYDMKLQEEQQKYAAQRKSAVGTGDRSERIRTYNYPQSRVTDHRIGLTLQKLDQIMEGKLDEVIDALTMHEQTEKLKELNSGEL; this is translated from the coding sequence ATGTTTGATCAATTAGATATAGTAGAAGAAAGATATGAACAATTAAATGAATTGTTAAGTGATCCAGATGTTGTGAGTGATGCGAACAAATTGCGTCAATATTCAAAAGAACAATCGGATCTGCAAAAGACAGTCGATGTATATCGTCAGTATAAACAAGTAAAAGAAGACAGTGAAGAGATCGAATTAATGATGGCAGAAACAGATGATCAAGATGAAATTGATATGTTGAAACAAGATGCCAATGATTTGAAAGCGCAAATACCAGAGTTAGAAGAACAGCTGAAAATTTTATTAATTCCAAAAGATCCTAACGATGAAAAAGACGTTATTGTTGAAATTCGTGCAGCGGCCGGTGGAGATGAAGCGGCTATTTTTGCGGGGGATTTGTTCCGTATGTATTCAAAGTTTGCGGAATCACAAAGTTTGAAAACAGAAGTGGTAGAAGCAACTGAAAGTGATCATGGTGGTTATAAAGAAATCAGCTTTTCTGTAACAGGTCAAGATGCATACAGCAAGTTAAAATTCGAAAACGGTGCACATCGTGTGCAACGTGTACCAGAAACAGAATCAGGCGGACGTATTCATACATCAACGGCAACGGTTGCGGTGTTACCTGAAGTAGAAGATGTTGAAATCGAGATTCGTAAAGAAGATTTACAAATTGACACGTATCGTTCAAGTGGTGCAGGTGGACAGCACGTCAATACAACTGACTCTGCCGTCCGTATTACCCACTTACCAACGGGTGTCATCGCAACATCATCAGAAAAATCACAAATTCAAAACCGTGAAAAAGCGATGAAAGTATTGAAAGCACGTCTGTATGACATGAAGTTACAAGAAGAACAACAAAAATATGCAGCACAACGTAAATCTGCAGTAGGAACAGGGGACCGTTCAGAACGTATCCGCACATATAACTATCCGCAAAGTCGTGTGACAGATCACCGCATTGGATTGACTTTACAAAAGTTAGACCAAATCATGGAAGGAAAGCTAGATGAAGTGATAGATGCGTTGACGATGCATGAGCAAACAGAAAAATTGAAAGAGCTTAATAGCGGTGAGTTATAA
- a CDS encoding thymidine kinase, translated as MYEAYHSGWIECITGSMFSGKSEELIRRLRRGVYAKQKVVVFKPLIDDRYHKEKVVSHNGNAIEAVNISSAEEITQYDLKGVDIVGIDEIQFFDRDIVDVATSLAEQGYRVITAGLDMDFKGEPFEPVPEMLAVSEHITKLQAVCAVCGASSSRTQRLINGKPAKVDDPIILVGANESYEPRCRAHHVVLPSDKEEEDNQ; from the coding sequence ATGTATGAAGCGTATCATTCGGGATGGATAGAGTGTATTACTGGCAGTATGTTTAGTGGTAAGTCTGAAGAATTAATTCGTCGATTACGTCGAGGTGTCTATGCGAAACAGAAAGTGGTCGTGTTCAAACCGCTCATCGACGATCGTTACCATAAAGAGAAAGTCGTCTCGCACAACGGTAATGCCATAGAAGCAGTCAATATTTCGTCTGCCGAAGAGATTACACAATACGACTTAAAAGGTGTCGATATTGTCGGGATTGATGAAATACAATTTTTTGATCGTGATATTGTGGATGTTGCGACATCGCTTGCTGAACAAGGATATCGAGTGATTACGGCAGGATTAGATATGGACTTCAAAGGTGAGCCTTTTGAACCTGTCCCTGAGATGTTGGCAGTGAGTGAACATATTACGAAGTTGCAAGCTGTTTGTGCGGTCTGTGGGGCTTCGTCAAGCCGAACACAACGTTTAATTAACGGCAAGCCAGCAAAAGTCGATGATCCGATTATTTTAGTCGGAGCGAACGAAAGTTATGAACCACGTTGTCGCGCACATCACGTAGTGTTACCGAGCGACAAGGAAGAGGAGGATAATCAATAA